One window from the genome of Phocoena phocoena chromosome 15, mPhoPho1.1, whole genome shotgun sequence encodes:
- the RSPH10B gene encoding radial spoke head 10 homolog B: protein MVKEKKRADKKGDKLACSPSSLSDYTEFSKQDGNAARQGTSPGAVPPLDTQLKEPGLKRECKNNDLQDEDTTQYEEPILTKLIVESYEGEKVRGLYEGEGFAIFQGGCTYHGMFSEGLMHGRGTYVWADGLKYEGDFVKNIPMNHGVYTWPDGSTYEGEVVNGIRHGLGMFKSSTQPVSYIGHWCHGKRHGKGSIYYNQEGTSWYEGDWVNNVKKGWGIRCYKSGNIYEGQWENNVRHGEGRMRWLTTNEEYTGQWEQGAQNGFGTHTWFLKRIPYSQYPLRNEYVGEFVNGYRHGHGKFYYASGAMYEGEWVANKKHGMGRLTFKNGRVYDGPFSNDHIAEFPNLEGELISYLDTTPESALRNQYCRSSISAEIIRKLDGSESNSMLGSSIELDLSLLLKMYPEGDQSEEKKQVEYAVLRNITELRRIYSFYSSLGCDHFLDNTFLMTKLHFWRFLKDCKFHHHKITLADMDRVLSANKDIPVEEIHSPFTTILLRTFLNYLLQLAYHIHHKEYQDRSPSLFLCFTKLMNENIRPNACRVKGNLFCEAHRTLYSMNYVDKCWEIYTVYCRPNAAPPHELTMDMRHFLWMLKRFKMINKELTASKFVEVIAEDNPFMHDGIDSNFKLELVFLEFFEALLSFALISVTNQSTKFYLNFPNDDSSGNKAGITYTKINQNTRNRSPSALRSQASEVQDSSTKSSSSKLGVLLDTSKIRQSEPKIKKSPSDGKTSKMNFKSPGKERTFLLSQNEEKEKSKDEQKEKFNTWISNMYIFFVNTLFQAHKHEETLKEKVKENRLHNEAMALQRKVENEELEARLKSLREEETKRQDYEVAITVIKEPVDATSLNFMPSLLKDDTVVSQSSKSIANKKKKK, encoded by the exons atggtgaaagaaaagaaaagagcagaTAAAAAAGGGGATAAGTTGGCCTGCTCTCCCTCATCTCTCTCCGATTATACAGAGTTTTCCAAACAAGATGGCAATGCTGCTCGGCAAGGTACGTCCCCAGGTGCTGTGCCGCCATTGGACACGCAGCTCAAAGAACCAGGACTCAAGAGAGAGTGCAAAAATAATGATCTGCAGGATGAAGATACCACCCAGTATGAAGAGCCCATTCTGACCAAACTCATAGtagaaag CTACGAAGGGGAAAAAGTCCGTGGACTGTATGAGGGAGAAGGCTTTGCCATCTTTCAAGGAGGCTGTACCTACCAC GGTATGTTTTCAGAAGGACTCATGCATGGACGGGGGACTTACGTCTGGGCTGATGGATTGAAATATGAG GGGGACTTTGTGAAAAACATCCCCATGAACCACGGCGTCTACACGTGGCCGGATGGCAGCACCTACGAAGGAGAAGTGGTCAACGGCATAAGACACGGACTCGGCATGTTCAAGTCCAGCACGCAGCCCGTGTCCTACATCGGCCACTGGTGCCACGGCAAGAGACACGGCAAG GGCTCCATTTATTACAATCAAGAGGGCACCTCTTGGTACGAGGGAGACTGGGTGAACAACGTCAAAAAGGGCTGGGGGATAAGGTG TTACAAATCTGGAAATATATATGAAGGTCAGTGGGAGAACAATGTGCGGCATGGGGAAGGCAGGATGAGGTGGCTGACAACTAACGAAGAGTACACGGGTCAGTGGGAGCAGGGGGCCCAG aATGGTTTTGGCACACACACATGGTTTCTAAAGAGAATCCCCTACTCCCAGTATCCTTTGAGAAATGAATATGTAGGAGAGTTTGTGAATGGATACCGTCATGGCCATGGAAAGTTCTACTATGCCAGTGGAGCCATGTATGAGGGAGAATGGGTTGCCAATAAAAAACATGGCATG GGCCGATTAACTTTTAAGAATGGGCGTGTGTATGATGGCCCATTTTCCAATGACCACATAGCAGAGTTTCCAAATCTTGAAGGTGAACTGATCAGCTACCTGGACACAACTCCAGAATCTGCCCTCAGGAACCAGTATTGCAGATCCTCCATCAGTGCCG AAATCATCAGAAAGCTTGATGGCAGTGAAAGTAATTCCATGTTAGGCTCGAGCATCGAGCTGGATCTCAGTTTGTTGCTGAAAATGTACCCGGAGGGAGaccaatcagaagaaaagaaGCAG GTAGAATATGCTGTCTTAAGAAATATTACAGAATTAAGAAGAATCTATAGCTTCTACAGCAGCCTAGGATGTGATCACTTTCTGGATAACACCTTTCTGATGACAAAGCTTCACTTCTGGAGGTTTCTGAAAGACTGCAAATTCCATCATCATAAAATAACCCTCGCCGATATGGACAGGGTACTAAGTG CCAATAAGGACATACCAGTTGAAGAAATTCATTCTCCATTTACAACAATACTTTTGAGAACATTTTTGAATTACCTCCTGCAGTTGGCTTACCACATCCATCACAAAGAATACCA AGACAGAAGCCCATCACTCTTTTTGTGTTTTACAAAACTGATGAATGAGAACATTCGCCCAAATGCCTGCCGTGTAAAAG GCAATTTATTCTGCGAGGCCCACCGGACACTCTATTCAATGAATTACGTGGATAAGTGCTGGGAGATCTACACTGTTTACTGCAGACCAAATGCAGCCCCTCCGCATGAGCTCACAATGGACATGAGACACTTCCTCTGGATGTTGAAG agatttaaaatgataaataaagaaTTAACAGCGAGCAAATTTGTGGAGGTCATAGCAGAAGATAATCCTTTCATGCATGATGGAATTGACAGCAACTTTAAACTTGAG cTGGTTTTCCTGGAATTCTTTGAAGCTCTGTTAAGCTTCGCACTCATCTCTGTTACTAACCAATCGActaaattctatttaaattttccaAATGATGACTCGTCTGGAAACAAAGCTGGAATCACTTATACAAAGATAAATCAG AACACCCGGAACAGGAGTCCAAGTGCTCTAAGAAGCCAGGCATCTGAGGTGCAGGACAGCAGCACTAAGTCGTCGTCAAGCAAGTTAGGAGTCTTGCTTGACACGAGCAAGATAAGGCAATCAGAG cccaAGATCAAGAAGTCTCCAAGTGATGGAAAAACTTCCAAAATGAACTTTAAATCTCCAGGAAAGGAGCGAACCTTTCTTTTATCTCAAAATG aggaaaaagaaaaatccaaggatgaacaaaaggaaaaattcaatACATGGATCAGTAACATGTACATCTTTTTTGTGAACACTCTCTTCCAAGCACATAAACACGAAGAAACCCTCAAGGAGAAAGTAAAGGAAAACAGGCTACATAATGAAGCGATGGCCCTTCAGAGGAAGGTGGAGAATGAGGAGCTGGAGGCGAG GCTGAAAAGCTTGAGAGAGGAAGAGACCAAAAGGCAAGACTATGAGGTCGCCATCACTGTGATCAAGGAACCAGTGGATGCCACATCCTTGAATTTCATGCCAAGCCTCCTGAAAGACGACACAGTGGTGTCCCAGTCCAGCAAATCCattgcaaataagaaaaagaaaaagtag